TAATCGGAAGGGGAACTTTTGATGATAAAGGACCAACTATGATGAATATTTTTGCATTTAAATATTTAATTGATCATGGATTTAAACCTGACTATAAAATTAGATTTATTTTTGGAACAAGTGAAGAAACAAATTGAGAATGTATGGAAGCATATGTTAAAAACGAGCAATTATGCGATTTAGGTTATGTTCCTGATGGACATTTTCCAGTAGTTTATGCAGAAAAATGAATTGCAGATGTAGATTTAGTTGGTAATTTTGAATCTGAATTTGAATTAAAAGGTGGAGAAGTTTATAATGCTGTAAATGATTTGGTTCAATATAAAGGACCAAAACAAAATGAGATTGCCTTATGATTAAAAAACAATAATATAGATTCTTATGAAAATGATGGTTACTTATTTGTTAAAGGGATCTCAGCTCATGGAAGTTTACCATTTAAAGGAGTATCTGCTTCAACTTGACTTTTAAAAGCCATAGATGCCAACGGGTTAAAACATCCATTAGCACAATTTGTTGCCCAATATGGTCACTTAAATTTTGATATGAAAGAAATTTTTGGTGATTTAACAGATGAAACTGGAGATTTAACTGCATGTAATGGAATTGTAAATATTTCAAAAAATGATTATAGATTTACAATTAACTTTAGAATTCCTTGTACAAAAAATCCACAAAAAGATGTAGTAGATGTTCTTGAAAAATTCGTAAATGAAAGAGGCATTGAATTAAAATTATCTTCAATTGAAGATAGAGTATATTTCCCAAAAGACAGTGAAGTTGTAAAAAATATTATGGAAGTATATAAAGAAGTTACAGGAGATTTAAAAGCTGAACCAATTGCTATTGGTGGAGGGACTTTTGCAAAATCAATGCCAAATATGATTGCATTTGGAGCAGAATTTGATTTAAATGATTCAACTATGCATGCTTATAATGAATATGTAAAAATAGATGATTTAAAGAAAATGATGGAAATCTATGCAAAATCACTTGTTAAATTAACTAAACTAAAATAATGAATAAAGAACTAAAAGTTTTTAAATATAGATCTATGAATGATGCAAATGCATATTTATTAATTAATAAAGATACTAATAAAGCTATTTTAATTGATGGAGGATATCAAGAAAAAGTAATTTTGGATTTTATAGAAACAAATAAATTACAATTAACAGATATATTTATAACTCATTTTCATCATGATCATATAGTATCAGTTGATCAAATAGCTTTAAAAACAAGTGCAAAAATTCATATACATCAAGCAGAACTTGAATCACTATTTAATGAACAAATAAATGGGTCACAATATGGATTTTTAGTTGATTTTCAAAATAAGAATATTCAATTTGACATATTTAACAAAGAAGAAGTACTTGAAATAAATGATTATAAAATTCAAATATTTCCAAAAGGTGGGCATACAAAAGGAACTAGCTTTTATTTGATAGATAATGATAAATTATTTATTGGAGATACTTTATTCATAAATGGAATTGGGTATCATAAAAAAATGTTCGAGAATATAAAACATCCTTTAAAACTAATGTTTGATTTAACTTGTGATGATAGTTTATTTTTTGAATCAATATTATCTATTAAAGAAAATTATTCAAATTGTCTATTATATCCAGGACATTGAGAAGAGGGTTTTAAAATAGATGATGTATTAAATAATTCATCACATCCTTATCATTCAATAAAAAAATAATGCCTTTAAGGGCATTATTTTAATTTAAAGTAAAGTTAAAAAGTGATATACTATATTTGTTTGTATATTTATTTTGGGTATGCAATCACATTTGGGAATTTTATATCCTAGTGCTTGTTAACTTTAATTAAACAAGTGGATATATTTAGAACCATAATGGAAGTTTAACGAATAAAAATGAAGGGAGCCTTAAAAATGGCAAAAGACTTAACAAGAGAACAGTTATGAGATGCTGGAGCTCAATTTGGACATCAAACTAAACGTTGAAATCCAAAAATGAAACCATATATTTATGGAGCAAAAAATAAAAATCACGTGATTGATTTACAACAAACAATTTGAAGATTAGAAGATGTTAAAAAATACGTTACTTCAATTGGACAAAAAAAAGAAAAAATTATTTTTGTTGGAACAAAAAGAAGTGCTAAAAATGCAGTTAAAGAAGCTGCATTAAGAAGTGGAAATTTCTTTGTAAATTCAAGATGATTAGGTGGAACATTAACAAATATGAAAACTATTTCATTAAGAATTAAAACTTTATGAGATATTGAAAATGAAGAAAAAACAGGAAAAATTAATTTAAGACCTAAAAAAGAACAAATTTTAATTAGAAAAGAAAAAGCTAAATTAGAAAAAACTTTAGGTGGAATTAAACAAATGCATAAATTACCTGCAGCAATGTTTGTAGTTGATCCAAAAACTGATGAAATTGCAGTTAAAGAAGCAAGAAAACTAAGAATTCCAGTTATTGCAATTTGTGATACAAACGTTGATCCAGACATGGTAGACTTTGTAATTCCTGCAAATGATGATATTCAAGAATCAGTAAATATTATTACTAACTTTATAGTTGATGTTTATGCTGATGCAGCAGGAATTAAAATGCAACCAAGTAATTTAAAAGTTGTTGCACAGAAAAAAGAAGATAGACAAAATGTTGAGGGTAATAGATCATATACACCAAGACATAATGATTCAAATGGTGAAAAAACAACAACACCAAGAAAAGCAGTTGTAAAAAAAGAAGAAACTAAATAGGAGAGATTAAAATGGCAGTTACACCACAATTAATTAAAGAACTAAGAGAAATGACTTCTGCTGGAATGATGGACTGTAAAAAAGCTTTAGAAGCTACAAATGGAAACATTGAAGAAGCAGTAGTTTGATTAAGAGAAAATGGTTTAGCAAAAGCAGCAAAAAAAGCTGACAGAGTAGCAGCAGAAGGTGTTTCATTTGCTAAAGCAAATGGAAATAGAGCAATTATATTTGAAGTAAATTCAGAAACTGATTTCGTATCTAAAAATGATAAATTTATGTCATTAATTGAAAATATTGGAAATGCATTATTAGAATCAAATGCAACTTCATTAGAAGAAGCTTTAGAAGTTAAATTAGCATCAGGACAAACAATTAGTGAAGCATGTGTTGAAGCAACAGCAACAATTGGAGAAAAAATTGAATTAAGAAGAATTGCTGCAGTTGAGGGTTCAAAGCTATCAATTTATAACCATGCAAATCATAGAATATCTGTATTATTAAACTTTGATGGAAACATTTCAGACGAAGATGCATATAATGTAAGTATGCACGTAGCTGCTATGTCACCAAAGTACTTAACAGAAAGTGAAGTACCACAAGAATTCAAAGATCAAGAAATGCATATTATTAAAGAAACAACAGACTTAGCTGGTAAACCAGAAAATGTTGCAGAAAATATCTTAAAAGGTAAATTAAACAAAAAAATTGCAGAAATTACTTTATTAGATCAAGGATTTGTAATGGATGAAAAACAAACAGTTGGAAACTTTGTTAAATCAAAAGGTTCAAGTATTAAACAAATGTTTAGATTTGAAGTTGGAGAAGGAATAGAAAAAGTTACAACAGATTTTGCAGCAGAAGTAGCTGCTCAGTTAGCAGGTAATTAATATGAAAATTTCATTATTAGCTTCAGGAGAACCAAATAATTTATTTATTATTTCAGCTGTTTTGCTTTTAGTTGCATTTCTAGCTGCAATATGTTCATGATACTTAACAATTTCTTATAAAAGAAACTCATCAGAAATTAAATTTGCAAGTGTTTTAATGGTTTCAGTATTAATACTTACACAAATAATTTCTTTAATAAGTTCAATATTATCAATAATATTTGCACTAAATGTTATTAAAAATATTGATTTATCAAATATTTTAACTATTGTTAGTATAATTATTGCTTTTATAACTTTAGGAATTTCATTTGTAATGATTATTTTCTTTTCAAATAGAATATGATTCTATATGGATGATGAAAAAATTTCTACATTAGGTGAAGCAATTAAACTTTCAAAAATTCAAAAAATTATTGAAGATGATGAGAAAAGTGCAGTTTATGTAAATTACTTAGAGGGTAAAAGAACTTTAAAAAAAATTAAGTTCAGTAAAAAAACAGCTATTGGTATTTATTTTTTAGAGGTTGCTTCAAAAACTGGTATTAAACCTGAAAAGGGAAATCAAATCAGTTATTTCAAAGAAGAAATTTCTAAATTAAGAGCACAGGCTTTGGAATTATCTAAAAAGGAAATTAAAAAATCTGAAAATAAAAATGAAACTGATAAGAAAGAAGAAAAATAATTTCTAAAACACATTTTAAATGTGTTTTTCTTTTTTTTAATATAAAATAATTATGAAAAAGGCAGAGGTAGCTTAATTAAGCTTGAGAAATACTCTTAGAACCTGATCTAGTTAATACTAGCGTAGGAAGTCCTTTAAAAGACATTATCTGCTTTTTTCATGGAGGAAATTTCATGAATAAAAAATTATTTAAAACTTCAATTATTTTATCTTCGTTAAGAATATTACTCATTTTGTCTTTATTAATTTGAGCAAATATTGCTATTATAGAGTCTGGAAGTAATAATACTAATATGCCAATTAATAAGATAATTACGATAGTAATTTGTTTTAGTTTATTATCTTTTCTATTTATAATGATGAATTTTTCATTATTATTAAATTATAAATTTGATGAAAATAATACGAATATAAAAATAATATTAACTTTATCAGTATTAACTTTTAATATTGAATTATTTATAGCATATGTAAATAAAGTAAAGGTACTTTATAAACCTTTTACTTTTAAAAAATGAACAATCTTTGATATAACATCGATTTCTCTTTTATTAGCACTGTATTTCACTGTGGGATTTGTTACAGGACTAATTCCACCATTGCCATTTTATATAACATTAACTTTTAAATATATACCATTATTTTTTGGAGCATTTATTCTATCTTTATCTGGTTGTATTACATTATGTTTTTTAGCAGCTAGTTTAACTGCTTTAATGCCAGGATCTTATTTTAGCTTCTGACAATTTGTTTTTGATTTTTGATTACCAACTTTTTTAATATTTATAGCAAATTTCTTTGTGCCAAATATTAAGAGTAAAAAAGGAATTTTCAGAATTGCTCTATGATTTGCTTTTATTACAATACCTGTAATAATTTTATATTTCTCTAGAGTAATATCTGGAGTTGTATATTGATTAAATCCATCAAAATTAGGTTATGATCCATCAAAGGAATTTGATTGATCAAATAATGTGGGATACTCATTTATATATAATTCAATTAATACAATTTTTGACTATACTTTATTGATGTTAACTGTACCTTTAATTTGTGAATCACTTTTACCAATTAAAGAGAGATATTTTTCAATAAATACTTAATTAATCAAAAAAACCCATATTCTTTTCAAAAGAATATGGGTTTTTGTTATAATCTATCTAGCGAGGTAAGTATGGCATTAAAATTTAAAAGAGTTTTATTGAAAATATCTGGTGAAGCCTTAAAAGGTAGTGGAGACATCTACGATAAGGATAAATTGGATGAAGTTGCAAAACAAGTTATTGAATTGACAAAGCAAGGATTGCAAATTGGAATTGTTATTGGTGGAGGAAATATTTGAAGAGGAAAACTAGCAGATACTCTTGAATTATTTAGAATTGAAGCTGATTACATGGGAATGCTTGCAACAATTATGAACGCATTAGCATTTGAAGCAACATTAAGAAAATTAGGTTTTGATAAAGTAAAAGTATACTCATCATTAGAAATAAAAACAGTTACAAGTTCATATAACTATAGAAATGCAAGAGAAAAACTTGATGAAGGTTACGTGACAATCTTTGCAGGAGGAACTGGATACAGTTACTTTACAACAGATACTGGAGCAAGTATAAGAGCTATTGAAATTGAAGCAGATGCTTTATTAATGGCAAAAAATGGAACTAAGGGTGTATATGATTCAGATCCAAATACAAATCCAGAAGCAAAATTCTTGGAAAACTTAACTCATAATGATTTAGTTAAAAAAAATCTACAAGTTATGGATTCAACTGCAGCAGCATTGTCTAGAGATGGTAAATTGGAAATAGTCGTCTTTGACATGAATGGAAAAGATAACATTATTAAAATTGCAAATGGTGATTTAGAATGCACTGTGATTAAATAGGAAAGGAAATAAAGAAATGGCACACGAAATTATTGAATTAACAGAATTAAATATGCAAGAGGCAATAGATAGTTTTAAAGATTATTTAACAAAAGTTAGAACAGGTAGAGCAAATGCAAATATGTTAAATAGTGTTATGGTGGATTTTTATGGAACACCAACACCAATTAATCAAACAGCACAAATCTCATCACCAGAACCTCAACAATTAGTTATTAAACCTTATGACAGAACCCAAGTTGGAGCTGTTGTTGCAGGTATTAATAAAGCAGATTTAGGATTGAATCCAATTGGAGAAGCTGATTTGGTAAGAATTAATATTCCAGCTTTAACAGAAGAAATTAGAAAAGATTTAGTAAAAAAAATGCTAAAAGAATTGGAAGGTTTTAAAGTTAGAGTTAGAAATGCAAGAAGAGATGCTAATGATAAAATTAAAAAAGATGCATCAATTCCAGAAGATGTTAAAAAAGATCTTGAAAATCAAGTTCAAAAATTAACAGATAATTATGTAGAAATGTTAGACAAATTATCAAAAGATAAAGAAAACGATTTAATGAAAATCTAGAACTAGTAAAACTAGTTTTTTTTTTTTTTTTTTAGATAAACATAAAAATATTTTTAACTTTGAATTTAGGTCTCAAATATATTTAATTAACTTTTTTTATATATAAAGTAATAAATGTTAAAGCAAGAGAGATCAAAAAATGAAAATTACTTTAATAAATGGAGAAAAATTATACTTTTCAGAACCAAAAACGGTTTTAGAAATAGCAGATTCTATTAGTGGTGGATTAAAGGTAAAATGTGTTGGAGCTTTAGTTAATTCTGACTATGTAGTATCAAGTTATACATTAATAGATAAAAATTGTAAATTAGAAATAATAACTGAAAGAAATAAATTATATTATCAAGCAATAAATTATACAGCTAAGCTTGTAACAATTTTTGCTCTAATGGAACTATATCCTGATTTAGATTCTATTGTTCAAGATGGAATAAATTCAGAATTAGAATTCAGTGTATTTCATAATAGTAAAAAAATAATAAAAGAAGAAGACCTTGATAAAATAGAACAAAGGGCTAATGAAATTATAGAAAGAGATTATAAAATTGTTCTATTCAAAGAAAGTAGAGAGTATTTTATTAAAGAATATAGAAAATTAAAGGTTAAGGGTAACTATGAAAAGTTTATACAAATTATAGAAAAAAAATATATAACTTTTCCAATATTAAAAATGAATGGCGAAGCTTTTTTTGCAATTTGTGCTACTTTAAAAAGTTCAAAAGATTTATATAAAATTAAATTAACTAGATTAGAAAAGGTATTTATAAATAATGTGGATAATACTCTAATAGAGGTTCAACAAATTTTTGGAATTGCAGCTGAAAATGAGCCTAAATTATTGAATATAATGAATCAACTTAAAAATAAATTTTAATTGACGATTTATTTAAAAGTTGTAAAAGATTTATTTATATATATACTAAATATTAGAGGGGTGTAAATTATGGGCTTTAATATGGGTATGGTTGTTTCATATAATAACCAGAATTATGTAATAATTGAAATTATTGAAAAACAAGTAACAAATGGATCAATTAATTTTTTAAAAATCAAAAATTTGATAAATCAAGAAATTATAACTGTTGATTCAAAAAATGTATCACAAATTGAAATTCGTGGAAGTAAGCAAAAGCAAGAAGAAATCAATAAAAATGAAATTACTGATACAGGATATATAGAGTCTTTATTTTCAGAAGTTGGAGCAAATGATACTGAAGATATCAGTTTATTTGATTTATCTGGAGAAAGTACTTTTACTTTGGATGATATCTTATTCGATAATTATGAAAATGAAGATCTACAAGTTCAAGAAAAATTAGAAAATTATGAAAAGAACCAAAATGATAAAACAATTGAACTTATTCAAAATTTTCAAATACCTGAAACAAAAATTCATTTAACACCAAGAAGAAATAACTCTTTTGAACATATTCCAGCAGTAAATGAAACATTTAGTAATCTTAATATTGTTGGAGAAATTCCCACTCAAACAACAGAAATTATTCCTACAAGAATATTGCAACAAGAAATTAAAAAAACAGAGTTAAATGAAAATGATTTTGATAATCAAAATAATGATATGACTTCAAAAACTGAAAAAACTTCTGCTAAACAATTATTTAATCAAATCAATCAAAATCTAAATTTAAGTGAAAAAAGAATTTCAGAAGATAAAAATATACTTGATAATGAATCAATAGATGAAGATTTTACAGAAACTTTGGATAGAGAAGTTATTGAAAAAGAATTATCAAATCATGAACCTAAAAAAAATATAACAAAAACCTTAGACGAAAAACATTTTGATACTCTTGAGACAGGCCCTTTAAATACAAAAAAATTATTTGAAACTTTCAATAAACAACAAAAAATTCAAGACAACTTAAAAGATGAATTTAATAATTTGGAAGATACAAAAACACTATTTGGAGTGTCTAGTGGATTTAATCAAGATGCTCTTAGAGATTCTAAAATTTATAGAAAATTTAGAGTTATGAGTGGTTGACTTGCAACTTTATTGCTATTAACTATATTTACACCAATTATTGGCTTATTTACAAAAGCAGCATTATATTGATTAGAAACAGAAAGAATAGATTTTATAGCCTTGTTTAGTTTTAATTTAACAAATTTAACAGACATAATTATTATTTCTTCTTCTATTTTAATGTTATTGATATTTATTATTTATTTAGTATTTTATCTAATCTCAATTAGTGATAAACAGTATAAAAAAATTGCATTTTATAATTATCAATTGCAAAATAAAATTGAGATTATTGATTCTATACAAGAATATAATAATGAATCAAGTATTTATTTAATAAAAGTTCATAATGAAATTAAAAAAATTAAAAAAGATGTTAAGAAACTTAATGAACAAAAGGTAACACCAAATATATCTAAAAATGAACAAAATCAACAAAATATTTCACACTAAAAGGTCATTATTTAACCTTTTATTTTTTATTTGTAATAAAATATAAATTGAGGTGCAAAATGCAATATTGAGATTTAAAAATTTTATTTCCTATTCTTTTTATAACATGTATTATTTCCATGGTGTTTTTGTGTAGAAAAGAAAAATTACAAAAGGGCTCATATTTATGATTAGCACAAATAGTTCTATTTTGAATAGCAGCAGGTTTTATTGGAAATCAATTGAAAAATGATATTGAAATACAAAAAAATTTAAATTCTATAAATTTTATTGTGTTATCTATTTTTTCAACCTCATTATTCTTGATAATCCTAAAGCCGCTTGCAACATTTACTACAGGGATTTTTAAAAATAGAAAAATATGAATACAAATAAGTAGTGTAATAATGATATTTATTTTAATTATTACAAGTATCTCTGATCTACCATTATGGTTAACTATAATAATTATCATGCTTTTCTCATTTTCACTTGCAAGTTCTACATTATTCTACTTATTTTCAAACGAGCAGAATTTTTTTAGAATATATACTCTTCCATCTATTTGAATTACATTTGTTTTCATAACTTTTTCTTCTAGTTTCGGTATATATTTAAGTAATTCAAATTTAGTTTATAAAAATAATGGATTCTCAATATCTCTTATTGTAATATTGTCAATTTTAGTGGTATTGGGATTTG
This sequence is a window from Spiroplasma diminutum CUAS-1. Protein-coding genes within it:
- the pyrH gene encoding UMP kinase gives rise to the protein MALKFKRVLLKISGEALKGSGDIYDKDKLDEVAKQVIELTKQGLQIGIVIGGGNIWRGKLADTLELFRIEADYMGMLATIMNALAFEATLRKLGFDKVKVYSSLEIKTVTSSYNYRNAREKLDEGYVTIFAGGTGYSYFTTDTGASIRAIEIEADALLMAKNGTKGVYDSDPNTNPEAKFLENLTHNDLVKKNLQVMDSTAAALSRDGKLEIVVFDMNGKDNIIKIANGDLECTVIK
- a CDS encoding MBL fold metallo-hydrolase, whose translation is MNKELKVFKYRSMNDANAYLLINKDTNKAILIDGGYQEKVILDFIETNKLQLTDIFITHFHHDHIVSVDQIALKTSAKIHIHQAELESLFNEQINGSQYGFLVDFQNKNIQFDIFNKEEVLEINDYKIQIFPKGGHTKGTSFYLIDNDKLFIGDTLFINGIGYHKKMFENIKHPLKLMFDLTCDDSLFFESILSIKENYSNCLLYPGHWEEGFKIDDVLNNSSHPYHSIKK
- the rpsB gene encoding 30S ribosomal protein S2 produces the protein MAKDLTREQLWDAGAQFGHQTKRWNPKMKPYIYGAKNKNHVIDLQQTIWRLEDVKKYVTSIGQKKEKIIFVGTKRSAKNAVKEAALRSGNFFVNSRWLGGTLTNMKTISLRIKTLWDIENEEKTGKINLRPKKEQILIRKEKAKLEKTLGGIKQMHKLPAAMFVVDPKTDEIAVKEARKLRIPVIAICDTNVDPDMVDFVIPANDDIQESVNIITNFIVDVYADAAGIKMQPSNLKVVAQKKEDRQNVEGNRSYTPRHNDSNGEKTTTPRKAVVKKEETK
- the frr gene encoding ribosome recycling factor, with the protein product MAHEIIELTELNMQEAIDSFKDYLTKVRTGRANANMLNSVMVDFYGTPTPINQTAQISSPEPQQLVIKPYDRTQVGAVVAGINKADLGLNPIGEADLVRINIPALTEEIRKDLVKKMLKELEGFKVRVRNARRDANDKIKKDASIPEDVKKDLENQVQKLTDNYVEMLDKLSKDKENDLMKI
- the tsf gene encoding translation elongation factor Ts codes for the protein MAVTPQLIKELREMTSAGMMDCKKALEATNGNIEEAVVWLRENGLAKAAKKADRVAAEGVSFAKANGNRAIIFEVNSETDFVSKNDKFMSLIENIGNALLESNATSLEEALEVKLASGQTISEACVEATATIGEKIELRRIAAVEGSKLSIYNHANHRISVLLNFDGNISDEDAYNVSMHVAAMSPKYLTESEVPQEFKDQEMHIIKETTDLAGKPENVAENILKGKLNKKIAEITLLDQGFVMDEKQTVGNFVKSKGSSIKQMFRFEVGEGIEKVTTDFAAEVAAQLAGN
- a CDS encoding Sapep family Mn(2+)-dependent dipeptidase, giving the protein MINVEKEILLGQYFDQALEETKKIVAMPSYRRDLTYGAPVNEDTKNVLNHCIDLLKSFGFETFIAPDYRYGYADYGNGEKLFGIICHLDVVPAGNIDEWNTNPFEPVIKDGKLIGRGTFDDKGPTMMNIFAFKYLIDHGFKPDYKIRFIFGTSEETNWECMEAYVKNEQLCDLGYVPDGHFPVVYAEKWIADVDLVGNFESEFELKGGEVYNAVNDLVQYKGPKQNEIALWLKNNNIDSYENDGYLFVKGISAHGSLPFKGVSASTWLLKAIDANGLKHPLAQFVAQYGHLNFDMKEIFGDLTDETGDLTACNGIVNISKNDYRFTINFRIPCTKNPQKDVVDVLEKFVNERGIELKLSSIEDRVYFPKDSEVVKNIMEVYKEVTGDLKAEPIAIGGGTFAKSMPNMIAFGAEFDLNDSTMHAYNEYVKIDDLKKMMEIYAKSLVKLTKLK
- a CDS encoding TGS domain-containing protein, which produces MKITLINGEKLYFSEPKTVLEIADSISGGLKVKCVGALVNSDYVVSSYTLIDKNCKLEIITERNKLYYQAINYTAKLVTIFALMELYPDLDSIVQDGINSELEFSVFHNSKKIIKEEDLDKIEQRANEIIERDYKIVLFKESREYFIKEYRKLKVKGNYEKFIQIIEKKYITFPILKMNGEAFFAICATLKSSKDLYKIKLTRLEKVFINNVDNTLIEVQQIFGIAAENEPKLLNIMNQLKNKF
- a CDS encoding energy-coupled thiamine transporter ThiT, which codes for MNKKLFKTSIILSSLRILLILSLLIWANIAIIESGSNNTNMPINKIITIVICFSLLSFLFIMMNFSLLLNYKFDENNTNIKIILTLSVLTFNIELFIAYVNKVKVLYKPFTFKKWTIFDITSISLLLALYFTVGFVTGLIPPLPFYITLTFKYIPLFFGAFILSLSGCITLCFLAASLTALMPGSYFSFWQFVFDFWLPTFLIFIANFFVPNIKSKKGIFRIALWFAFITIPVIILYFSRVISGVVYWLNPSKLGYDPSKEFDWSNNVGYSFIYNSINTIFDYTLLMLTVPLICESLLPIKERYFSINT